The window AATCCTTGGCGACCTTGGATTTCAGCGAACTGCTGGCGTTCGTGCGGCAACAGATGCCGGCGTATGCGGTGCCGCTGTTTCTGCGGGTGAAAGTGAAGATGGAAACCACCGGGACATTCAAATACCAGAAGACCCGACTCAAGGACGAAGCCTTCGACCCGGGCAGGACCGGTGACGATCCGATCTACGCCTGGCTGCCCGGTACTGACACTTATGTGCAGGTCACCGAGCAGGTGCTGACGGACATTCAGGGTGGCAAACATCGCTATTGAAAGTGCTGCTATTGAATGTCGCTATGGCCGCGCATCAGAAAAAACAAGTGACAGTGCCTGAGCCGCTCGGGAAACTGTCGGCTTTTACGAACGACAGAAAATGGAGTGCCCAATGTCCGACAAAAGCCGCCAGATGACCCCCGAAGAAGCTGCCGAATTTGCCGAACAGGTTTTCAACAAGGCACGCGAGGGCGATGCGGCCATGATGGCTGCGCTGCTGAGCAAAGGCTTGCCGCCGAACCTGCGCAATCACAAGGGCGACACCTTGCTGATGCTGGCCGCCTACCACGGCCACGTGGACACCGTGAAAGTCCTGCTTGAACACAAGGCCGATCCGGAAATCCGCAACGACAACGGCCAGAGTCCGATTGCCGGCGCCGCGTTCAAGGGTGACCTGGCGGTGATCAAGGCGTTGGTGGAAGGTGGCGCGCAGGTGGAAGGTTCGTCCTTCGATGGCCGCACGGCGCTGATGATGGCGGCGATGTTCAACCGCGTCGACGTCGTCGACTACCTGATCAGTAAAGGCGCCGACCCGAAAGCCAAGGACGCCAATGGCGTTACCGCACTGGATGCCGCCAAGACCTTGGGTGCTGCCGATACCATCGCGCAGCTGGAAAAACTGCTGGGCTAGTTTTTGTGGCGAGGGAGCTTGCTCCCGCTCGGCTGCGAAGCAGTCGCAAACCTGACTACGTGAACGAGGGGACCGCTTCGCGCCCCAGCGGGAGCAAGCTCCCTCGCCACAGGTTGGTGGCTGGCTCAGGCTATCGGCTTAAGAATGCGTTATCCTTCGCGCCCTCAAAACTCCCTCGCTACAGGATCCGCCCCATGAAAGCCGCACTCGTCGAACTCATCAGCAAAATCAGCTCCGGGTGCATGAGCGATGACGAAATCCGGAAAGTCGGTGACGAAGCGTCCCAGGCTTACGCGGATCCTGAGGCTTTTCTGACGGCCAATCCGGACATCAACTACGACGACACTTTCCCGATCCCGCTGGGTGAGTGGGTCGTTGTCGGCAGCCTGCCGGAAACCGTGCTGTTTCAGGCCGACACTTACATGGACCTGTTTGCGCAGATCGTCGACTCGTTCGGCCCTGGAGTCGATTTCAACCTCAAGCCCAAGCAACTGGCCAAGACCGAAGCCCTGACTGCACTTAACCGCATTCAGGTGCAGATGAGCAGCCTGAACAAGGAAAACGGCGGTTATACATTGATGAATTTCAGCCAGTTGCTGGATGACGAACTGCAAATGGTTCTGGTCTTCGGCAATGACGTGCCGCGTGTGCTTGAACTGTGTGCCGAAGTCGGTATTGCCGCGGCACCTGCCCTGGAAGCCTTGAAAGTGGCAATCCACGTCTGAGACCGTAAAGCTGTCAATAAAAAGGAACCCTTGCCATGGCCGACTATCCTAAGGGTGCATACCACTCTTCGGGAGCGTCACCATGGGTTCCACGTTCAACAGCCTTGTAGGCCTGATCATTCTTGCCCTAGACATCTGGGCAATCATCAATGTGCTGAAAAGTGGCGCCGAAACCGGGATGAAAATCCTCTGGGTGCTGTTGATCCTGCTGCTGCCGGTTCTGGGCCTGATCATCTGGGCCATCGCCGGGCCGCGTGGGAA of the Pseudomonas sp. MAG733B genome contains:
- a CDS encoding ankyrin repeat domain-containing protein, encoding MSDKSRQMTPEEAAEFAEQVFNKAREGDAAMMAALLSKGLPPNLRNHKGDTLLMLAAYHGHVDTVKVLLEHKADPEIRNDNGQSPIAGAAFKGDLAVIKALVEGGAQVEGSSFDGRTALMMAAMFNRVDVVDYLISKGADPKAKDANGVTALDAAKTLGAADTIAQLEKLLG
- a CDS encoding PLDc N-terminal domain-containing protein; its protein translation is MGSTFNSLVGLIILALDIWAIINVLKSGAETGMKILWVLLILLLPVLGLIIWAIAGPRGNVRI